Below is a window of Roseivirga misakiensis DNA.
CCCTTTACCATCGGCAGACCAAGTAATATTCCCTACATCGCGATCGAGGTTTCCAGAAATAAGTTGACTATTTGAACCGTCAATATCGGCGATATACAAACGGCTGATTTGATAGCCTCTATATTTGTCGTCAAAGCCTAAATAGGCCATCTTTTTACCGTCAGGAGAAATGGCCGGATTGCCATCAGGTCCATACCGATCGGTTAGTTTGGTTAGCTGACCAGACATTAAATTAATCGAATAGATATCAGAATCAGTGCCCTCTAATTCTCTATCCTCGCGCATATTCGCACTGAAATAAAGATGTTGGCAATCTTTGCCCCATACGGCGCTGCCGTGATTGAAAGGCGCATCAGTCAATTGTCTTGGTGTACCGCCAGAAACGGGCACCGTAAAAAGCTGTTGATTGCCTTGAGGCAACTCACCAACACCATCACGTCTCCAACCAAGGTCATCGACGTATTTTGGAGGGGAATTCCATTTGGCACCCTTCGGTGCGGCAGGCATTTTAATGGGAGAGGGCTTTGCTTTGGGGACAAACATATTGAAAGCCAGGTGTTTGTCGTCCGGCGACCAAGTAATATTTGAAGGAGACTTTTCAGAATTCACTAAAACCATCTCTTCGCCCGAATCCATCCACCTTAGGTAGATTTCTGACTTCCCAGACTTATTCGATGCATAAACGATCTTTTTACCATCGTGGGACCATTTGGGAGATCGATCATTTTGCTCTCCTGTGGTCAAAGGACGATTTGATGACCCGTCGAAACTCGCGATCCATAGATTGGATAGGTTTCTATCGGTCATTACATCCTTGAAGTTTCGAACGTAGATGACTTTTTGTCCATCGGGAGAAATCTGAGGATCAGATACATACTCCAAGTTGAAAATATCGAGCATTTCCAATTGGTTGGAGACTTGCCCGAATAGGCCGACCGATGAAAAGAGCAGGCAGGCAAATACTAGTCGCTTAAAAGCATTCATAAGGGTTGAAGATTGTTGAGGTAAGAAAGATAGTCAAATGAGACGAGAGAGGGAAGAGGGAATTTCTACTTGTTGATGTCTGACAGAGTCTTTTTAAACTCTTGAATCTCATCATAATCATCAATTTCAAGAAGGTCAATCAGTTTTAGGAAATGGAGTTTACCATGACGATAGTATTCTATTAACTCTTTTTCAAGACGTTTTATTTGAGTTTTATACATCAACTGAAATTTGACCTCAATTTGTCTCTCATCCTTTAAAAACAAGGTCAGTGTATTATTAACACCATTTGATCTTGCTGGGTTGAAGTCTCTGGAATAATTCCACTTGTCGAAATGATCGTGTATTGAAAAATCAATTTTTGCGATGTCTGAAAGGTGATAATCAACACCGTCTATTTTAATGGAGCTAGAGGAGAAGAATAATTTTTTATGAAGGTTACCATTTAAAGGAGCCATCCTAGTATGTTTAACGGTGGTGTAATACATGGCTAGTCCTAACGACGTGAATAGTAGTATGAAACCTAAACCCTCAAGAAATTCTGATCCTAGATATTTTTTTGAATAAAAGCTTAAAATAAATGCGGTAAGGAACAAGGACAGTACAATCATATTGGGAGTGACCTTCTTCGTCCTCTCAGGGGTGTATATTTTGTATTCTACTTCCATACAGAGCTAATATAGGCTTCTTTCACATCAGCAAAAACACCAGATCAGCAATCAAAAGCACCTGAAGCACAAACACCAAAGTGCTCATATTTTTGTTAAATCGGTATCGAATAAAAAAGACTGAAAGAGCCAATAATGGTAACACCAGTCCCGAAACTATTCTTAACGAATACGTATGTTCATCTCCAATTCTGGGTACTTTGTACCAGTTCACCTCTTGGAATATTCGTGAGACGGAATAGGCGACGAAATCCTGCGGTTTCACAAGGTTGGTAAAGGCTTCTTCGACAGGAAAAGTATGTTTACTCGTCTCAATTTGATAGGAGTAATGGAAGTTACCTGCCGCATTATTATACTCTTCACGAGATTTATTAATACTGACTATTTCATTCATTTCAAATTTCCCGGGAAGCGCTAAATCGACTAAAATCACCAAGGCAAGGAGGGTGAAAATTCCTGTTATAGTTAATTGAAGTTTGTTTTGATTTTTGGTCATTGTCAAAATTTACTTTGTAAGTCACTTATAATCATACAATGCCACTTCAGAATCTCCGTTACTAGGCAACCAACCGTTATTTATTTTTTCAACTAAGTCGATTAAATGTTTTTTAACCTTAGACTTTGTGAAATCTAGACAAACTACTTTGTCAATTTCAAAATTATCATCATTTGCAAGGGTGGAAGCAAACCAAAACCCTTCCCCAAAGTTCTTGTGTGCAGTTGTCATCGGTGATTTTTCATAATCGTACTTCTGTTTTGTTCGCATTTCATAGTCAACTCCCCTCCATGCTATTTCTTCATCAAAATAGTCTTCTGTGATACCTGCCAAAGCTCCAGTGCTACAGGTATATGAGACGTTTTTATCCATGCAAACTTTAACCGATGATCGAACTAACTCCTCATCTTCTTTATTGGCTATTGTGAATGCCACCCAGTCTCTTTTTGGTAAAGCAGGTTTCCATTCCGGATTATTTCTAACCTGCACGTAGAATACTTTTCTACTATTTACTCTGCCTATAAATTCCATGATGTTGAATAATCTAGTCTTTACCTTGGTCTAAAATAGAAAGTCTACTTCTTACTTCAAGGGCATATCGAATTCGTAGTTGATCTGAAGAGTTGTTTGGTAACCAAAATGTTCCTGTTTTGGAAAAAGGATAGGTCAGTCTTTGAAACCTGTTAAGTTTAAACTGTTCTATCTCAAGTTGAGAAAGAATTTCGGCTGTTTTAAGTTGAATTTCGTTTTGAGAACTTTCTTCAATACCAATGATGATCTTATCAGTCAATTCAATTAACTGATTGAAATTAAATTCGCTCGAATCCCCTTGAATGATTAACTGAGACAGTTCGCTTGCCTGATTAATTGCTATATGTAGGTCTTGAGTATTCAGTAGTTATGAATGATAAAGAGTGTGAAAGTTATGCACATTGCTACCAGGCTTTTTACTCCTTCCATCTCTTTATCACCCATGAAGCTAGTATTTCAGCACGGTCGATAATTGTTTGTTCACCCCATTCTTCCCATTTCTCCGCTATGTCTCTTGCTGTAATAAACATTGATTCTTTCTTGAACCTTATTCTCTTTTTCGAATAGATGTCTCTTTGAACATTCTTATTAAGTTCGCCAGAAAGAGGTATCAAATTGGACAAAGTATCTTTTAATTCAGAGTGCCTTTCTTTAGTGATAATTTTAGACCATTTATCTCCTTCTATCCAGGAGTTCGGCATTATATGTTCCATTGTAAATTCATCAGAGGGCGTATCTCCTTCGATTGATTTATCAAACTCTCTTAATAAGTATGGTGTAATTCGAGCTTTATAAAGTGCCCTAGTTTTAACTGCATTTATTACCTCCTTATTATTTGGGTATTGAATAGTAGAACGATTAAGTATTTCTAATTTTAAATTATCTACTGATGGATTAGATTCAATTTCATTCCAAACTCCTTTGAAAATTGCATGTAAGCCAGTTGGTTCGTATCCAAGGATTGCTCTTCTAACTAAAAAGGATTCCAAAAAATCAAGAAGTTTAATTCCTTTTTTCAAGCTAAGATTACTTGCCTGAATCTCGTAAATAATTTTCATAACGAAAGGATAGGTTGCCGAGGGAACTCTTATTGCATGTAGGTTCTTTATTTGTTGGTTTAATTTAATTGATTCGTATGACGGATTACCTAAAACTATATCTAAATAAGTCTTTTGATAAGGTTTCATTTGGCTAATAATTTCACCTGGGTTCAAGTCTTTCCATATTACTCTTAATTCAGAAAAAAGCTCTGATTTTTTTACTGATGAGTTGTAGATAAGAGTGTAAGGGAAAAAGAATCCGTCTTCCCTTTCTTCAAACTGTGCTTCAAATGGTCTCCATTCCGTTTCGTATGTATTTAGTGATTCTTCAGGGTTTTGACTGATTCTAGAAAATATTTCATTTCTAACTAAATCTACTGTTCCAACCTTAACACCTCTAAAATTTAATCTTTCAAAAATCTTGGTAGCAACAACGGCATCAGTCAATTTCAGATGTACAAATGTTAAGTCACGAGTGATAATACTCAATGTTTCTTGGAGATATTCAATAACAGCTTGAGGCTCCGAAGGGGACGTCTTTTTCAACCACGCTATTATTCGTGAATATTGTTTAGTAAGATTACCAGAGCTATTTCCAGAAGGCAATGGAGGTATCGGAGGGTTTTCTTTTAATGTGTCTTGTAAATGCTCAGGTGTGTTTATTCTATCCCAAATAGCTCTAAACTGACTTCTATCTTTAAACGATGGTACTAGCCTCGTATTTACATTCAAACCTCTTCGTTGTGGAAGTAAAAGGAACTCTTGAATTATTTCGGATGCAGCTTCCTTATCGTAAAAATGAATTCGTTCTGCAATGGCCAGCATGAAAATGTATAATGTTAGCAATCTTTGTTGTCCATCAACTATGTCTAAAGACCGTAGTCTACCGGTGATTTTAGAATCTCTTGGCCTTTCGTAAGCCACAACAGCTCCTAAAAACTGGGAGTTTTCGATAGAATCTTTAATCAACTGGAGATCATGAATTAAGAAATCAAATTCTTTTTGTTTCCAAACGTAAGGACGCTGAAATATTGGAATATGTATTTGGTCAGCATCTCGGAATAAATCTTCTATGCATTGTTCGTCTTGACTATCTGTGATCCAATTTTTCATTTAGACTTTTTTAAAGATTTGTAACATTATATTTCGATCATTTAGACAAAAAATCGGTATTTCACCAGCAGATCTAGACCCACCGTCAGCACATTTTTTTCTTTTACAAAAGCACAGAGAATCAATTAGGCTATGTATTTATCTTTCTTTAAGAAAAGAAAATATCGGTATAATCACAAGTGACTGAGTCCAATAGGTAAGGTCGGGTGATAGGAGGTAAGGAACTCATCCGAAA
It encodes the following:
- a CDS encoding DUF262 domain-containing protein encodes the protein MKNWITDSQDEQCIEDLFRDADQIHIPIFQRPYVWKQKEFDFLIHDLQLIKDSIENSQFLGAVVAYERPRDSKITGRLRSLDIVDGQQRLLTLYIFMLAIAERIHFYDKEAASEIIQEFLLLPQRRGLNVNTRLVPSFKDRSQFRAIWDRINTPEHLQDTLKENPPIPPLPSGNSSGNLTKQYSRIIAWLKKTSPSEPQAVIEYLQETLSIITRDLTFVHLKLTDAVVATKIFERLNFRGVKVGTVDLVRNEIFSRISQNPEESLNTYETEWRPFEAQFEEREDGFFFPYTLIYNSSVKKSELFSELRVIWKDLNPGEIISQMKPYQKTYLDIVLGNPSYESIKLNQQIKNLHAIRVPSATYPFVMKIIYEIQASNLSLKKGIKLLDFLESFLVRRAILGYEPTGLHAIFKGVWNEIESNPSVDNLKLEILNRSTIQYPNNKEVINAVKTRALYKARITPYLLREFDKSIEGDTPSDEFTMEHIMPNSWIEGDKWSKIITKERHSELKDTLSNLIPLSGELNKNVQRDIYSKKRIRFKKESMFITARDIAEKWEEWGEQTIIDRAEILASWVIKRWKE